One genomic window of Luteitalea pratensis includes the following:
- a CDS encoding aldo/keto reductase, with translation MTPCSRRTRREFLKTGLAAGTLAMSGALPLAAQRGKATDLVTLGRSGVKVTRLAFGTGSFSGRVQRELGQDGFTRLVRHAYDSGIRFFETAESYGEMHKMLGVALKGIPRDSYQIMSKVTTRDGVDPQKKFDELRTLANTEYFDIMLLHWQHTASWPADTARWQDAILEVQSRKVVLGHGASVHGLPALRRVPGNDWLQVAMIRVNHIGKAMDAEDYNTQGLGNVPEVVSRVQEVRKQGMGVISMKLVGEGTFDREDRRKAMRFAFRNAGVDCVTVGYKAPAEIDEAIENLNLALA, from the coding sequence ATGACGCCTTGCAGCCGACGCACGCGACGCGAATTCCTCAAGACCGGCCTGGCCGCGGGAACGCTGGCCATGTCCGGCGCGCTTCCCCTCGCCGCGCAGCGCGGGAAGGCGACCGACCTGGTGACCCTCGGCCGATCGGGAGTCAAGGTGACACGGCTGGCCTTCGGCACGGGCAGCTTCAGCGGCCGCGTGCAGCGGGAGCTCGGGCAGGACGGGTTCACGCGGCTGGTGCGTCACGCGTACGACAGCGGCATCCGCTTCTTCGAAACGGCCGAGTCGTACGGCGAGATGCACAAGATGCTCGGTGTCGCCCTGAAGGGCATCCCCCGCGACAGCTACCAGATCATGTCGAAGGTGACGACCAGGGACGGTGTCGATCCGCAGAAGAAGTTCGACGAGCTCCGCACGCTCGCCAACACGGAGTACTTCGACATCATGCTGCTGCACTGGCAGCACACGGCGTCGTGGCCCGCCGACACGGCGCGCTGGCAGGACGCGATCCTCGAGGTCCAGTCACGCAAGGTCGTGCTCGGCCACGGCGCCTCCGTTCACGGCCTACCGGCCCTGCGCCGGGTTCCCGGCAACGACTGGCTCCAGGTCGCGATGATTCGCGTGAACCACATCGGCAAGGCCATGGACGCCGAGGACTACAACACGCAGGGGCTCGGCAACGTGCCGGAAGTCGTGTCCCGTGTCCAGGAGGTCCGCAAGCAGGGCATGGGCGTGATCTCGATGAAGCTCGTGGGGGAAGGCACGTTCGATCGCGAGGACCGGCGGAAGGCGATGCGGTTCGCATTCCGCAATGCGGGTGTCGATTGCGTCACCGTCGGCTACAAGGCCCCCGCCGAGATCGACGAAGCGATCGAGAACCTGAATCTGGCCCTGGCATAG
- a CDS encoding serine/threonine-protein kinase: MARSTISHYRIVRKLGSGGMGEVFLAEDTTLGRKVAIKMLLERSVESDLARRRLINEAKAAAALDHPNICAIHEVGEEDDCVFIVMQYIDGESLAERIGQHALAPAEVVDIGIQAAQALEAAHTAGVIHRDIKPQNIIVTPRGQLKVLDFGLAKLAAHALAETQTSEPLTVAGSLIGTPAFMSPEQLRGLNADARSDIYALGVTLYQCATGRSAFGGGTLVQVAMQVMSVTPPPPSELNPAMPPALDAIIARAMAKDAAARYDSARSLHHDLRGLKDALDGSTVRPAVTAPSTTNVRRRFVRFKTLVAACAIAVLLAAWFASGLLRRGRHVPPPEAVAWYDRGTSAIREGAYFQASKALERALAIDNDFPLARARRAEAYAEMGLTDRAREDLLQAMALLPDRSQLSDAESNYVDAVAATLGRNFTTAIDKYALIADSVGGSDKSAAYVDLGRAYEKNEDLDRAIASYVKATQLDPQSAAAFLRAGILHGRRQQLPPANEAFSKAEGIYRAMSNQEGLAEVHYQRGALLARLRRLPEAKAQLEQSLTMSRASSSEYQAIRTSLQLSNVYYATGDSTRAEAIAADAVKAAQLLNSRTLATNGLIDLGYTLLARGEFASTREYLNQALDLARQDKSPRLEARARLALGSLGTQDGTFDDAVSHLEAALKFYQPAGYRTETSNALILLGRAYRDKGEYAVAMKAFSEQLELAKQSGDPARLAATHSSIGALLGENQEQYAEALPYLAESYRINTSLGARVSMGWDQANRAASLAALGRYDEAATALDEARAIAAGPDARFKSQLAHVEVVGAQIALSLGDRVQARTRAAAALSLADPDYKDTALQARQTLALTQVGPGAPKTALTLVEHAVGAARALKIPRLLSTALLASAEVRLASGDGRGALADAQAAQRIFSAGGQLESEWRAWLVSARAMRLEGDSSAASDYAVRAETTRAALQARWGDDNYRGYAQRHDIQGRLKELAQVLERTRSVNAQKEAGHGS, encoded by the coding sequence TTGGCACGATCCACGATCAGCCACTACCGCATCGTCCGGAAACTGGGTTCGGGCGGGATGGGTGAGGTCTTTCTTGCGGAAGACACCACGCTCGGCCGCAAGGTCGCCATCAAGATGCTGCTCGAGCGCAGTGTGGAGAGCGATCTGGCCCGGCGACGGCTGATCAACGAGGCGAAAGCCGCCGCCGCACTCGACCACCCCAACATCTGCGCGATCCACGAAGTCGGCGAAGAAGACGACTGTGTCTTCATCGTCATGCAATACATCGACGGCGAGAGTCTGGCCGAGCGGATCGGACAGCACGCACTAGCGCCCGCCGAGGTGGTGGACATCGGCATCCAGGCAGCGCAGGCGCTTGAGGCGGCCCACACTGCTGGCGTCATTCATCGCGACATCAAGCCTCAGAACATCATCGTCACGCCGCGCGGACAGCTGAAGGTGCTGGACTTCGGACTCGCGAAACTGGCGGCGCACGCTCTTGCCGAGACCCAGACGAGTGAACCTCTGACGGTGGCGGGGAGCTTGATTGGCACGCCGGCATTCATGTCTCCCGAGCAGCTGCGCGGCCTGAACGCCGACGCGCGCTCCGACATCTACGCGCTCGGCGTCACTCTCTACCAATGCGCGACCGGCCGATCTGCGTTCGGTGGAGGAACGCTGGTGCAGGTCGCGATGCAGGTGATGAGCGTCACTCCGCCTCCGCCCTCCGAGCTCAACCCGGCAATGCCACCGGCGCTCGACGCGATCATCGCGCGGGCGATGGCCAAAGATGCCGCGGCGCGCTACGACTCGGCACGATCGCTTCACCACGATCTGCGTGGACTCAAGGATGCGCTCGACGGATCGACGGTCCGGCCAGCGGTGACGGCGCCGTCAACGACGAACGTGCGCCGCCGGTTCGTCCGATTCAAGACGCTCGTCGCCGCGTGCGCGATTGCCGTGCTCCTGGCGGCGTGGTTCGCGTCGGGTCTGCTGCGACGCGGGCGGCACGTCCCGCCTCCCGAGGCCGTTGCGTGGTACGACCGCGGCACCAGCGCCATTCGCGAGGGGGCGTATTTTCAAGCGAGCAAGGCGCTGGAGCGCGCGCTCGCGATCGACAACGACTTCCCGCTGGCGCGGGCGCGGCGGGCGGAAGCCTACGCGGAGATGGGCCTCACCGACAGGGCGCGGGAAGACCTGCTGCAGGCCATGGCGCTGCTCCCGGATCGCTCGCAGCTGTCGGACGCCGAGTCGAATTATGTCGACGCCGTCGCGGCGACGCTCGGCCGCAACTTCACGACCGCGATCGACAAGTACGCGCTGATCGCGGACTCGGTTGGCGGATCGGACAAGTCCGCGGCCTACGTCGATCTTGGCCGTGCGTACGAGAAGAACGAGGACCTCGATCGCGCCATCGCATCGTACGTGAAGGCCACCCAGCTGGATCCGCAATCGGCCGCCGCCTTTCTGCGTGCGGGCATCCTCCATGGCCGTCGCCAGCAGCTGCCACCGGCCAACGAGGCATTCTCGAAGGCGGAGGGCATCTACCGGGCGATGTCGAACCAGGAAGGCCTGGCCGAGGTGCACTACCAGAGGGGCGCGCTGCTGGCCAGACTCCGGCGACTGCCTGAAGCGAAGGCGCAACTGGAGCAGTCGTTGACGATGTCACGCGCGTCGTCCAGCGAGTACCAGGCGATCAGGACATCGTTGCAACTCAGCAACGTGTACTACGCGACCGGCGACAGCACCCGGGCCGAGGCGATCGCCGCCGACGCGGTGAAGGCCGCGCAACTGCTCAACAGCAGAACGCTCGCGACCAACGGCCTGATTGACCTCGGGTACACCCTGCTGGCGCGAGGCGAGTTCGCCAGCACGCGCGAGTACCTGAATCAGGCTCTCGATCTGGCCCGTCAGGACAAGTCGCCTCGTCTGGAGGCGCGAGCCCGCCTCGCACTTGGCAGTCTCGGTACGCAGGACGGCACCTTCGATGACGCGGTGTCTCACCTCGAGGCGGCGCTGAAGTTCTACCAGCCGGCGGGCTACCGCACCGAGACATCCAACGCACTGATTCTGCTTGGGCGCGCCTATCGCGACAAAGGCGAATACGCCGTCGCGATGAAGGCATTCTCCGAGCAACTGGAATTGGCGAAGCAGTCAGGCGACCCGGCTCGCCTCGCGGCGACGCATTCCAGCATCGGCGCCCTTCTAGGAGAGAACCAAGAGCAGTACGCCGAGGCCCTGCCGTATCTCGCGGAGAGTTATCGCATCAACACGTCGCTCGGCGCGCGGGTCAGCATGGGATGGGACCAGGCCAATCGGGCGGCGTCGCTGGCGGCATTAGGCAGGTACGACGAAGCCGCGACCGCTCTCGACGAAGCCCGTGCCATTGCCGCCGGGCCCGACGCGCGATTCAAGTCGCAACTCGCCCACGTCGAGGTCGTCGGCGCGCAGATCGCCCTCAGCCTGGGCGACCGCGTGCAAGCCCGGACGCGTGCCGCGGCGGCGCTGTCGCTGGCTGACCCCGACTACAAGGACACCGCACTCCAGGCCAGGCAGACGCTCGCCCTCACCCAGGTTGGTCCCGGCGCGCCGAAGACAGCCCTCACGCTCGTCGAACACGCGGTGGGCGCGGCCAGGGCGCTGAAAATTCCCCGGCTTCTTTCGACAGCGCTGCTCGCGTCGGCCGAAGTTCGCCTGGCCAGCGGCGACGGTAGGGGCGCACTCGCTGACGCGCAGGCCGCACAGCGCATCTTCTCGGCGGGGGGGCAACTGGAGTCGGAGTGGCGGGCGTGGCTGGTGTCGGCACGGGCCATGCGGCTAGAGGGCGACAGTTCGGCCGCCTCCGACTACGCCGTCCGTGCCGAGACGACCCGCGCGGCTCTCCAGGCACGCTGGGGCGACGACAACTACCGCGGATACGCACAGCGGCATGACATTCAAGGACGTTTGAAGGAACTCGCGCAAGTGCTCGAGCGAACACGGTCGGTCAACGCACAGAAGGAGGCTGGACATGGCAGCTAA
- a CDS encoding HU family DNA-binding protein yields MLSKTQLIEKLVASSDGLSKKAVKDLLQGLSEIAHKELRKSGTFVVPGLAKFVVVKKAATKARKGINPFTKEPTVFKAKPASKVLKIRAVKAAKDALL; encoded by the coding sequence ATGCTGTCGAAGACACAACTGATCGAGAAGCTGGTCGCGAGCTCTGATGGGCTGAGCAAGAAAGCCGTCAAGGACCTCCTGCAGGGGCTCTCCGAGATCGCACACAAGGAGCTCAGGAAGTCCGGGACGTTCGTCGTCCCTGGCCTCGCGAAGTTCGTCGTGGTCAAGAAGGCGGCGACCAAGGCGAGGAAGGGCATCAATCCCTTCACGAAGGAGCCGACGGTGTTCAAGGCCAAGCCGGCGAGCAAGGTGCTCAAGATCCGGGCGGTCAAGGCCGCCAAGGACGCGCTCCTCTAG
- a CDS encoding S41 family peptidase, giving the protein MAEVEVGRRRDLLDIARSRNGRRTERDLRTFLDLSERGAGLSREERLQIVEQALVLMEMNYVHLPMKRAIHAIDPIQQLKLLRFHLAEWNADLESTIDFHRRMLSIFGSTRDLHTLYLLPEPFRDCTAYLPFLIEQCFDRGAERFIVTRTAVDDEEALSWSEEGREARFERGVEVLAWNGVPIVRVIEINGEMQAGSNPDARFARGLDNLTIRPLNNTLPPDEMWVDILFRAKNGVIASHRSYWLVHKTSDTGESSASHSRKRTALDVKRTRILEVKRELYPRDDSATVGSIKDILYAVKKTVHGQTFGYIRIFSFAVEDAWRFRRSFAKLITKDGFPQDGLVLDVRGNPGGDIRAAESLLQLLTPNTIEPESFEFLNTPLNFQICKSAPDGWDLKRWGPSIGDSVLTGATYSAGFPLTLGALCNGIGQVYYGPVVLITDALSYSATDIFAAGFQDNEIGPILGTGGNTGAGGANFWSLDDLLRAQKKDPASPFKKLPKGAELIVAMRRSIRVGLRAGSPLEEFGVLPDVPHFMTKRDLLSDNVDLLSRAARLIQQRPSFQLSVNPVSGEGASRMVVSAASKVPTSKASRKISRVDIYVNGRPVLSIDAQDGTVPTTEVEIGRNGTARRAVEAQAWDLAGRLVAVCRTTVR; this is encoded by the coding sequence ATGGCTGAAGTCGAAGTCGGCAGGAGGCGGGACCTGCTGGACATCGCCCGTTCGCGGAACGGGCGCCGGACAGAGCGCGACCTTCGCACTTTCCTCGACCTGTCTGAACGAGGGGCCGGACTCTCCCGGGAGGAGCGTCTGCAAATTGTCGAGCAGGCCCTGGTGTTGATGGAGATGAACTATGTCCATCTGCCGATGAAGCGCGCCATTCACGCCATCGACCCCATCCAGCAGCTCAAGCTTCTCAGGTTCCACCTCGCCGAGTGGAATGCGGACCTCGAGAGCACGATCGACTTCCACCGCCGCATGCTGTCGATCTTTGGCTCGACGCGCGACCTGCACACGCTCTATCTGCTCCCGGAGCCATTCAGGGATTGCACCGCGTATCTGCCATTTCTCATCGAGCAGTGCTTCGATCGGGGCGCTGAACGATTCATCGTGACGCGGACGGCGGTGGACGACGAAGAGGCGTTGTCCTGGTCAGAGGAGGGGCGAGAGGCACGGTTCGAGCGTGGCGTCGAAGTGCTGGCGTGGAACGGTGTCCCTATTGTGAGAGTCATCGAGATCAATGGCGAGATGCAGGCCGGTAGCAACCCCGATGCGCGATTTGCCCGTGGGCTGGACAACCTCACCATTCGGCCGCTCAACAACACCTTGCCCCCCGATGAAATGTGGGTGGACATCCTGTTCCGCGCGAAGAACGGCGTGATCGCGAGCCATCGATCGTACTGGTTGGTGCACAAGACGAGTGACACCGGTGAGTCGTCCGCGTCGCACAGCAGGAAGCGGACGGCGCTGGACGTGAAGAGGACGCGCATCCTCGAGGTCAAGCGAGAACTGTACCCGCGTGACGACTCCGCCACGGTCGGCTCGATCAAGGACATCCTGTACGCGGTGAAGAAGACGGTGCACGGCCAGACGTTCGGCTACATCCGGATCTTCAGCTTCGCCGTCGAGGATGCGTGGCGCTTCCGTCGATCGTTCGCCAAGCTGATCACGAAGGACGGCTTCCCACAGGACGGCCTCGTTCTCGATGTGCGCGGCAACCCGGGCGGCGACATCCGCGCGGCCGAATCGCTGCTGCAGCTGCTCACGCCCAACACCATCGAACCGGAGTCGTTCGAGTTCCTCAACACACCGCTGAATTTTCAGATCTGCAAGTCCGCGCCGGACGGCTGGGATCTGAAGCGGTGGGGGCCCTCGATTGGCGACTCGGTGTTGACCGGTGCGACGTATTCAGCAGGATTTCCACTCACGCTCGGCGCGTTGTGCAACGGCATCGGTCAGGTCTACTACGGCCCCGTCGTGCTGATTACCGACGCATTGTCGTACAGCGCGACGGACATCTTCGCCGCGGGTTTTCAGGACAATGAGATCGGACCGATACTCGGGACGGGCGGCAACACCGGAGCCGGGGGGGCCAACTTCTGGTCACTGGACGACCTGCTGCGGGCGCAGAAGAAGGACCCGGCGTCGCCGTTCAAGAAGTTGCCGAAGGGGGCCGAGCTCATCGTGGCCATGCGTCGGAGCATTCGGGTCGGTCTGCGCGCAGGCTCGCCGCTGGAGGAGTTCGGGGTCTTGCCAGACGTGCCGCACTTCATGACCAAACGCGACCTGTTGAGCGACAACGTCGATCTCTTGTCCCGTGCCGCACGCCTCATTCAGCAACGGCCCTCGTTCCAGCTGTCAGTGAACCCAGTGAGCGGCGAAGGCGCCAGCAGGATGGTGGTCAGCGCCGCGTCGAAGGTGCCAACGTCGAAGGCCAGCCGGAAAATCTCCCGCGTGGATATCTACGTGAATGGGCGACCGGTACTCTCGATCGACGCCCAGGACGGTACGGTGCCGACCACTGAGGTGGAAATCGGCAGGAATGGAACGGCACGCAGAGCCGTCGAAGCGCAAGCGTGGGACCTCGCTGGAAGGCTTGTCGCCGTGTGTCGGACGACCGTCCGATGA